The region AAATAAAGAGATGTATGAGGTTTATATGGCTAAGACAAAATATAATGAGATTTATACGGCGCTCAGGGAAAAGATGGAGGATGGGACATACGCTTTTCAGGAGCTGCTGCCCTCGGAAAATACCCTGGTGAAGGAGTTCGGCTGTTCAAGGAATACCATCCGCCGGGCCATCGGGCAGCTGGCGTCGGAAGGATATGTGCAGAGCATCCACGGCAAGGGAGTGAGAATCATTTACCAGCCCGGACAGCAGCAGTCGGAGTTCATACTGGGAGGCATAGAGAGCCTGAAGGAGGCAGTGGCCAGAAACAGGAAAAATTATACCACCAAGGTGGTCTGCTTCGCGGAGCTGACCGTGGATGAGACCATACGCAGGCGGACCACATTCCCTGTGGGGGCCCAGATTTATTATATACAGCGTGTGCGCTGCATTGAGGGGGAAGCCTTAATCATTGACCATAACTATTTCCTAAAGGATGTGGTGCGGGACCTGACGCCGGAGATTGCGGAGCGTTCCATTTATGAATATATGGAAAATGACCTGGGCGAAAGCATTGTGACCACCAAGAGAAAGATGACCGTGGAGCGAGTTAACCAGATTGATGAAAAGTATCTGGATTTAAAGGATTATAACTGTATGGCAGTGGTGAGCAGCATGACCTATAATAAGGAGGGAGTCATGTTTGAGTTCACCCAGTCCAGGCACAGACCGGACCGGTTCGTATTTTACGATCTGGCCCATCGGACAAAATAGGTAAATCAAGGCACCGGAGAACAGAAAGCTTCAGGCAGATGTTCGTCCGGTGCTTTTTGGATGCGAAATGTGAAAAACACCGGAAAAAATAAAAATCAATATTGACAAACTTGTTTAAACAAGATATAATTCAGATTAAGATACTTGTTTAAACAAGATGAGGTTTCGCGGTCAGATTGACAGGAGGTATTGAACGTGGGAAAGTTTACAGGGGATTCGAAGAAACTGTTGGAGTATGTGGGGGGCAGGGAGAATATTGCGGCCGTATCCCACTGTGTAACCAGGATGCGCTTTGTGTTAAATGATCCGTCCAAGGCGGATACACAGGCCATCGAAAGCCTGGCTTGCGCCAAGGGCACATTCACCCAGGCAGGGCAGTTCCAGGTCATAATCGGCAATGAGGTGAGCACCTTTTACAATGACTTTGCGGAGGTGGCAGGCATAGAGGGGGTCTCCAAGGACGCGGTGAAGAAGGCTGCCATGCAGAACCAGACCCTTCTCCAGAGAATGCTGGCCGGCTTTACCCTGGTGTATCTGGAGCGGTTCTTCAGAAAAATATGTCCTGCCATGATTTCCATGATTGTGGTTCCCTTCTGTTCCCTGCTGATATCAGTGGCAGTGGCTCACGGTATCCTGGGACCCATTGGCTGGAAGATTGGCGCCGTGATTTCAGACTGTGTGAACGCAGGCCTGACATCCCCCTTTAAGGGAGTGTTTGCCGGTATCTTTGGATTCTTCTACGCGCCACTTGTAATCACGGGACTTCATCATATGAGCAATGCCATTGACCTTCAGCTGATAGCTGATTTTGGAGGCACCACCCTGTGGCCCATGATTGCCCTGTCCAATATCGCCCAGGGATCCGCTGTACTGGCCATGATTCTTCTCCAGAAGAATGACGCCAAGGCAAAGGAAGTATCCGTACCCGCCTGCATCTCCTGCTGCCTGGGTGTAACAGAACCAGCCATGTTCGGTGTGAACCTGAAATACGGCTTTCCATTTATCTGCGGAATGACCGGATCGGCGGTGGGCGCAGTTTTGTCTGTTGTAAGCGGAATCAAGGCCAATGCCATCGGTGTGGGAGGCATACCGGGCATCCTGTCCATCCAGCCCCAGTACATGGGACCCTTCGCAGCAGCCATGGGACTGGCAATCCTGATTCCCTTCTGCCTGACCTATGCCCTCGGAAGGAAGAAAGGGATAGGCGGCAGCCAGGACGGCAGGCAGGAGAGTCAGGGCCGGTGAGAAACTTATCGCATTTGACCGGGATAAGATTGCCGGGGCAGGACACAGTGACATGGTCATCATGGTTCTTACCAATCCCGGAAATTCAGGAGATATAAGCTGGCAGACCGGACAAAGAGTCAGGGCTTCGGCAGATGCGGTGGCCAGGATAGATGGAGTCATATAACGGCGCGGAGATGAAGGAGGAATCATTTATGGGGCATTTTAAGGACAGTACGATTTACCAGATTTATACCAAGTCCTTTCAGGATACAACGGGAAACGGTCTGGGCGACATACGCGGAGTCATAAGTAGGCTGGACTACTTAAAGGAACTGGGGATTGACTATATTTGGCTGACACCATTTTTTTGCTCCCCTCTCAATGATAACGGGTACGATGTGGCTGACTATCGGGCTGTCGACCCTGTATTCGGCACCATGGAGGATGTGGAGGAACTGATTCGGGAAGCGGATGTGAGGGGAATGGGATGCATGTTTGATATGGTATTTAACCATACATCCACGGAACACCGCTGGTTTAAGAAGGCGCTTGAGGGCAATCCGGAGTATATGGATTATTATATCTTCAGGGAAGGGAGCCCGGACGCGCCCCCCACCAACTGGCAGTCCAAATTCGGGGGAAATGCCTGGGAGTATGTACCCCACCTGAAAAAATGGTACCTTCACCTGTTCGATGTAAGCCAGGCCGATTTAAACTGGGATAATCCCAGGGTGCGCGGGGAGCTTAAGGAGGTCATCCGGTTCTGGAAGGCAAAGGGCGTGAAGGGATTCCGGTTCGACGTGGTGAACCTGATATCCAAACCGGATGTATTTGTGGATGATGACAAAGGGGATGGGCGCCGCTTTTATACCGACGGGCCAAGGGTACATGAGTATCTCCGGGAGTTGGTGCGGGATACGGGCATAGAGGACATGGTGACCGTGGGAGAAATGTCCTCCACCACCCTGGATAACTGTATCCGCTACAGCAGGCCGGAAGACCGCGAGTTGTCCATGTGCTTTAACTTCCATCACCTGAAGGTGGATTACAGGGACGGGGATAAGTGGAAACTGATGGAGCCTGACTTGCTCCGGCTTAAACAGCTGTTCATGGAGTGGCAGGAGGGGATGGAGCGGGAGAATGGCTGGAATGCCGTGTTCTGGTGCAACCACGACCAGCCCAGAGCCATATCGCGGTTTGGGGATGACGGACAATACTGGAAGGAATCCGCTAAAATGCTGGCAACGGTCATCCATATGTTCCGCGGGACGCCTTATGTGTACCAGGGGGAGGAGCTGGGCATGACCAATCCTTATTACGATGATATTTCCCGGTACCGGGACGTTGAAAGCATTAACTATTACCGTATCCTGACAGAGCAGGGAATCACCGGGGAGGAAGCCTTAAAGGTGCTGGCCGCCCGTTCCAGGGATAACGGCCGTACGCCTATGCAGTGGGACGGCAGCCGGTACGCCGGATTTACACAGGGGGAGCCGTGGATTGACATACCGGAGAACCATTCTTATATCAACGCGCAGGCAGAGGCAGGTGATTCCGGCTCTATATTGAATTATTACAAAAGGCTGATTGCCCTGAGGAAAGAATATAAAGTCATATCAGAAGGGGAGATTGAATTCATATACAGGGAACATCCTCAGGTGCTGGCGTACAGGCGCACATACCGGGGGCAGGAGCTTGTGGTTTTGGCCAACATGAAGGCTTCTGAGGCTGATTTGGGAGAAAGACTGGAGCTTGACGGCTGCAGGCTGCTGATTGGCAACTACACCGGGGAGGAGTGCGGACAGGCACTGGAACGGCTGAAGCCTTATGAATGCAGGGTATACATGAAGACGAGGTGAGATAAGAGACAGAGGCTGAGGTGTGTTATTGCAGAGGCAGGGTTTTGTTATTTACTTGTTACGGCAGGGTGATTTTGTGTATATTTGTGTATAATAGAGGCAAAGCGGCGAAATAGGACGCGCTGAGGGCGGAAGAAAATTCTGGCCTGGGAAAGGAAAGGCCTCTATGCAGGATTACTTTACGGATAAAGGAAAGACAGACATTCTGCGCAGCCCCCGCACGGGACTGTGGGAAATCATACTCCGCCAGGACAGGGAGCCTGTCATGCATGCGGACAGTGTCATGCTGGAACTTCTGGGGCTGGACACAGCGCCGGCGCCGGAGGAGTGCTGCCGGGCATGGTACGAAAGAATCTAGGATAGAGGGATGCCATTGTCTTCAGTCTCGTGTTTTTATGTGCGTTTATGCCATCCACGCTCCCCTGTCTGTCCCGGGCTTTACGGGGACGGCAGGGGACATAATCCATTTACATTTCCGGTGAAACATAGTACAATTGTGAAAGCAAAGAGAGCGATAAGCAAAGGAGCATATCCGGATATGAAAAAATACGATTATATATTGGTGGGAAGCGGTCTGTATGCAGGTGTGTTTGCCTGGTACGCCAGAAAGAACAAAAAGCGCTGTCTGGTGGTGGAGAAGAGGAACCACATAGGCGGAAACGTGTACTGCGAGGACGTGGAGGGCATTCATGTGCACAAGTACGGCGCCCATATCTTCCATACGGGCAACAGGAAGGTGTGGGAATTCGTGAATTCCCTGGCGGAGTTCAACCGCTACACCAACAGCCCGGTGGCTAATTATAAGGGCCAGATGTACAACATGCCCTTTAATATGAATACCTTCAGCCGCATGTGGGGCATATCCACACCGGATGAGGCCAAGGCCATCATCGAGAAGCAGAGGGCGGAGATTACAGGTGAGCCAAAGAACCTGGAGGAACAAGCCATCCGTCTGGTGGGAAGGGAATTGTACGAAAAATTAATAAAAGGGTATACGGAAAAGCAGTGGGGCAGGGATTGCAGGGAGCTTCCGGCCTTTATCATCAAACGCATACCTGTGCGGTATATCTATGACAACAATTATTTCAATGACCCCTATCAGGGGATTCCCATAGGGGGATATAATGCCATAGTGGAGAAGCTGTTTGAGGGCTGTGATATAGAGACTTCAGTGGATTACCTGGAACACAGGGAACACTATAACAGCCTGGGGGAGACCGTGGTATACACGGGCACCATTGACGCTTTCTACGGCTGCCGGTTCGGCAAGCTGGAGTACCGCAGCCTGCGCTTTGAGTCCCAGGTGCTGGACCAGGAGAACCACCAGGGAGTGGCGGTGGTGAATTATACGGACCGGGAGACGCCCTATACCAGGGTAATTGAGCACAAGCATTTTGAGTTCGGCACACAGCCAAAGACAGTGATTACCAGGGAGTATCCGGTGAGCTGGCAGGAGGGCATGGAACCCTACTATCCGGTGAATGACCAGAAGAACCAGGAGCTGTACCAGAAGTATGAGGAACTGGCAGGGGCCGAATCCCATGTATTGTTTGGCGGCCGTCTGGGAGAATATAAGTACTACGATATGGACAAGGTAATCGAGTCAGCCATGAACAAGGCAGAGGAGATTTTCGGATAAGACAGGATAAAGGACAGGAAGGATATACGGCAGATGACTAAGACACAGGACCGCCAGGTCTATCTGGATGTGGCAAAGGGCATGGGAATGCTGGGAGTGGTAGCCAGCCATTGTCTGGTGGAGACCAGCCTTGGCATTCTCTCTGACTGGTACGGCTTCTTTATG is a window of Enterocloster clostridioformis DNA encoding:
- the treR gene encoding trehalose operon repressor, translating into MAKTKYNEIYTALREKMEDGTYAFQELLPSENTLVKEFGCSRNTIRRAIGQLASEGYVQSIHGKGVRIIYQPGQQQSEFILGGIESLKEAVARNRKNYTTKVVCFAELTVDETIRRRTTFPVGAQIYYIQRVRCIEGEALIIDHNYFLKDVVRDLTPEIAERSIYEYMENDLGESIVTTKRKMTVERVNQIDEKYLDLKDYNCMAVVSSMTYNKEGVMFEFTQSRHRPDRFVFYDLAHRTK
- a CDS encoding PTS transporter subunit EIIC; amino-acid sequence: MGKFTGDSKKLLEYVGGRENIAAVSHCVTRMRFVLNDPSKADTQAIESLACAKGTFTQAGQFQVIIGNEVSTFYNDFAEVAGIEGVSKDAVKKAAMQNQTLLQRMLAGFTLVYLERFFRKICPAMISMIVVPFCSLLISVAVAHGILGPIGWKIGAVISDCVNAGLTSPFKGVFAGIFGFFYAPLVITGLHHMSNAIDLQLIADFGGTTLWPMIALSNIAQGSAVLAMILLQKNDAKAKEVSVPACISCCLGVTEPAMFGVNLKYGFPFICGMTGSAVGAVLSVVSGIKANAIGVGGIPGILSIQPQYMGPFAAAMGLAILIPFCLTYALGRKKGIGGSQDGRQESQGR
- the treC gene encoding alpha,alpha-phosphotrehalase, with the protein product MGHFKDSTIYQIYTKSFQDTTGNGLGDIRGVISRLDYLKELGIDYIWLTPFFCSPLNDNGYDVADYRAVDPVFGTMEDVEELIREADVRGMGCMFDMVFNHTSTEHRWFKKALEGNPEYMDYYIFREGSPDAPPTNWQSKFGGNAWEYVPHLKKWYLHLFDVSQADLNWDNPRVRGELKEVIRFWKAKGVKGFRFDVVNLISKPDVFVDDDKGDGRRFYTDGPRVHEYLRELVRDTGIEDMVTVGEMSSTTLDNCIRYSRPEDRELSMCFNFHHLKVDYRDGDKWKLMEPDLLRLKQLFMEWQEGMERENGWNAVFWCNHDQPRAISRFGDDGQYWKESAKMLATVIHMFRGTPYVYQGEELGMTNPYYDDISRYRDVESINYYRILTEQGITGEEALKVLAARSRDNGRTPMQWDGSRYAGFTQGEPWIDIPENHSYINAQAEAGDSGSILNYYKRLIALRKEYKVISEGEIEFIYREHPQVLAYRRTYRGQELVVLANMKASEADLGERLELDGCRLLIGNYTGEECGQALERLKPYECRVYMKTR
- the glf gene encoding UDP-galactopyranose mutase; this translates as MKKYDYILVGSGLYAGVFAWYARKNKKRCLVVEKRNHIGGNVYCEDVEGIHVHKYGAHIFHTGNRKVWEFVNSLAEFNRYTNSPVANYKGQMYNMPFNMNTFSRMWGISTPDEAKAIIEKQRAEITGEPKNLEEQAIRLVGRELYEKLIKGYTEKQWGRDCRELPAFIIKRIPVRYIYDNNYFNDPYQGIPIGGYNAIVEKLFEGCDIETSVDYLEHREHYNSLGETVVYTGTIDAFYGCRFGKLEYRSLRFESQVLDQENHQGVAVVNYTDRETPYTRVIEHKHFEFGTQPKTVITREYPVSWQEGMEPYYPVNDQKNQELYQKYEELAGAESHVLFGGRLGEYKYYDMDKVIESAMNKAEEIFG